GAATTGTGTTCATTTTTTTAAGGTACTAAGGTTCTGAGATACTACGTTGCTAAGTTTTTTTTGCCGCAGATTTAATGATTTAAAATCTGTGTTAATCTGTTTAATCCGTATAATCTGTGGCCTATATTTTTACTGAAAGTTTCTTTTTCGCATTAGCAAATAAACTACAACCGGCGCACCAATTATAGAAGTTATTGCATTGATTGGCAATGTGGTTTCTAAGCCCGGTAATTGTGATGCTATATCACAAAACAACATAATTATACCTCCATAAAAAAAAGTGCTCCAATATAATATTGCGTGATTACTGGTTTGAAAAGTCAGCTTTGCAATATGCGGAACTGCTAAACCTATAAAAGCTATTGGTCCGGCAAAAGCAGTAATGCTTCCGGCCAGAATACTTGTTGCAAAAATAATCGTAAGTCGGGCTTTCTTATAATTCAGACCCATACTTTTCGCATAATTTTCGCCTAAAAGCAATGCATTTAATGGTTTTATACTACTTGCACTCAAAAGCAAACCAAAACCCACACAAATTGCCAAAATAGAAATAGAAGTCCATGACAGATTTCCTAAACTTCCTAACGACCAAAAAGTGAATTTCTGCAATTGTTCAGCGGAACTAAAATAGGTTAAAACCCCAACAATGGCACTTGTAAAACTACCAAACATAAGTCCAACAATTAATATTGCCATTGTATTTCGTAAACGCTGTGCCACTAATAAAACCAGCAATAAAACTGAAACACTTCCTAATGTTGAAGCCAATACGATTACATATGGAGATAACAAAATTGAATTTAAGAATGCTGGCAATAAACCGGCACCCAAAATTACAATTGCAACTGCCAAAATTGCTCCTGAACTAAGTCCCAAAACATCAGGACCTGCAAGAGGATTTCGAAATAATGTCTGCATCAGCAAACCACTGATAGACAATCCAACGCCAACCAAAACAGCCGTAATAGCTTTTGGTAAACGATAATTGATAATTATATATTCCCAAGTCGATTTACTTGCTTCGCCGCCTGTTAAACTGGTATAAACTTCCTTGAACGGAATTGTAACCGAACCCAGACTAATGTCCAGAAAAAACATAAACAGAAGTGCTAAACCAAGTATGGAAAACAGGATTATATTTCGCTTTTTATTGACCAATTGCTTTTAGTTTAATTTAGATGCAAATGTAAACTCATAACTTGGCAATAAATCAGGATGAAATATTTTGATGTAATCTTTTAATACTAAATCCGGGCGACTTGGTGCTAACTCATAGTAAACAGTTCCGCCGGTTGCCCCAACTTTTCCTTCAAAAGTATAAACGTTTTTGTTTTTAAAAGCATCAAACTGACTGTAATGCGGATTCGTTTTTCCAAATTCTTCTAAGCTTTTAAATGACCCTGAAGCAATCCAGAAATTAGCGTTTTTTGCTTTTACCAATATTTTTTCAAAAGACAAACCTTCACTTCCGGTTCCTTTTAAATCTGCCCATAAATAATTAGCATGAGCATCTTTCATAAACTGAGCTACCCAACTGTTTCCTTTGGCTACATACCAGATATCCTGATACATAGAACCGTATAAAACAGTTGAAGTCGCAGGTTTATCAGCAACTAATTTCTTTGCCTGATCGTAACTCAAAACAATTTTATCAAACAATTCTTTAGCTTGATCTTCTTTACCAAACAAAGCTCCATAAAGCTTAATCCATTCTGCTTTTCCTAGCGGAGATTGCTCCATCCAATCGGCTTGAACGAAAACATTTAGTCCACTTTTTTTCAAATTCTCCAATGTTGGATTGTTATTGTCTACACCAAAAGTTACAATCAAATCCGGAGACAATTCTATTAATTGCTCAATGTTTAATTTCTCATTTTCGCCTACATTTTTAACAGAACCTTTGTCAATTAATGCTCTTGTTTTTTCTGAAGAAATATAATCGGTATGTGGAAATGCAACCAGTTTATTTTCAACTTCCAACATTTCAAGAAATGGAATACTTGTAGTTGATGTTACTACAATTGATTCTAAAGGAACTTTGATTGTATTATATTTTTGTAAACTATCCGGAAC
This genomic window from Flavobacterium sp. 9 contains:
- a CDS encoding iron ABC transporter permease, whose translation is MVNKKRNIILFSILGLALLFMFFLDISLGSVTIPFKEVYTSLTGGEASKSTWEYIIINYRLPKAITAVLVGVGLSISGLLMQTLFRNPLAGPDVLGLSSGAILAVAIVILGAGLLPAFLNSILLSPYVIVLASTLGSVSVLLLVLLVAQRLRNTMAILIVGLMFGSFTSAIVGVLTYFSSAEQLQKFTFWSLGSLGNLSWTSISILAICVGFGLLLSASSIKPLNALLLGENYAKSMGLNYKKARLTIIFATSILAGSITAFAGPIAFIGLAVPHIAKLTFQTSNHAILYWSTFFYGGIIMLFCDIASQLPGLETTLPINAITSIIGAPVVVYLLMRKRNFQ
- a CDS encoding ABC transporter substrate-binding protein, yielding MRHLLPKFIFILPFFLLVACKKNETTEIAKPEIAKNSIEYASGLSIVKHDGYSVVTVSDPWPNANAKFTYVLKEKDAKVPDSLQKYNTIKVPLESIVVTSTTSIPFLEMLEVENKLVAFPHTDYISSEKTRALIDKGSVKNVGENEKLNIEQLIELSPDLIVTFGVDNNNPTLENLKKSGLNVFVQADWMEQSPLGKAEWIKLYGALFGKEDQAKELFDKIVLSYDQAKKLVADKPATSTVLYGSMYQDIWYVAKGNSWVAQFMKDAHANYLWADLKGTGSEGLSFEKILVKAKNANFWIASGSFKSLEEFGKTNPHYSQFDAFKNKNVYTFEGKVGATGGTVYYELAPSRPDLVLKDYIKIFHPDLLPSYEFTFASKLN